Proteins encoded together in one Labrus bergylta chromosome 20, fLabBer1.1, whole genome shotgun sequence window:
- the sox17 gene encoding transcription factor SOX-17, giving the protein MSSPDAGYASDDQTQARCTMSVMMPGMGHCQWADPLSPLGDNKVKNEPCASAGSSGSQNRGKSEPRIRRPMNAFMVWAKDERKRLAQQNPDLHNAELSKMLGKSWKSLPVTEKQPFVEEAERLRVQHMQDHPNYKYRPRRRKQVKRIKRLDSGFLVHGVSDHQGPAMDSMTLGYHEHGFQLPQQPLGHYRDVQALGGPSYESYSLPTPDTSPLDAVESDSMFFPPHSQEDCHMMYTYHSQAAEYQPQDPVSNHNPILHRHQASAAEPATLPPSYMGHPNPLAMYYTQHCSPSHPKRHPGGAGQLSPPPDSHPHPADSVEHMHHSELLAEVDRSEFEQYLSSSSARADMTGLSYVPHEAGMQGPESLISSVLSDASTAVYYCSYNNS; this is encoded by the exons ATGAGTAGTCCCGATGCGGGTTACGCCAGTGACGATCAGACCCAGGCAAGGTGTACGATGTCAGTCATGATGCCTGGAATGGGACACTGCCAGTGGGCCGACCCTCTCAGTCCTCTCGGGGACAACAAAGTGAAGAACGAGCCGTGCGCCTCCGCAGGGAGCTCCGGGAGCCAGAACCGCGGGAAGAGCGAGCCGCGGATCCGGCGGCCCATGAACGCGTTTATGGTCTGGGCGAAGGATGAGCGCAAGAGGCTGGCGCAGCAAAACCCGGACCTGCACAACGCGGAGCTCAGCAAAATGTTGG GGAAATCATGGAAATCCCTTCCTGTCACGGAGAAGCAGCCTTTTGTGGAAGAGGCCGAGCGGCTGCGGGTCCAGCACATGCAGGATCACCCTAACTACAAGTACCGGCCCCGGCGGAGGAAGCAGGTGAAGAGGATCAAGCGGCTGGACTCTGGGTTTCTTGTCCACGGCGTGTCTGATCACCAGGGCCCGGCGATGGACAGCATGACTCTTGGCTACCACGAGCACGGCTTCCAGCTTCCTCAGCAGCCGCTCGGTCACTACAGAGACGTTCAGGCTCTCGGGGGCCCGTCGTATGAGAGCTACAGCCTCCCCACACCGGACACCTCCCCTCTGGACGCTGTGGAGTCAGACTCCATGTTCTTCCCTCCACACTCACAGGAGGACTGCCACATGATGTATACCTACCACTCCCAGGCTGCTGAGTACCAGCCCCAGGACCCTGTCTCCAACCACAACCCCATCCTGCACCGACACCAAGCGTCTGCTGCAGAGCCTGCCACCCTCCCCCCTTCATACATGGGACACCCCAACCCTCTGGCCATGTACTACACCCAGCACTGCAGCCCCAGCCACCCAAAGAGGCATCCCGGTGGGGCAGGACAGCTCTCCCCACCTCCTGACTCCCACCCTCACCCTGCAGACAGCGTGGAGCACATGCACCACTCCGAGCTGCTAGCCGAGGTGGATCGCAGCGAGTTTGAGCAGTATTTGAGCTCCTCCTCAGCGCGTGCGGACATGACGGGCCTGTCGTACGTGCCACACGAGGCCGGCATGCAGGGACCCGAGAGCCTCATATCATCGGTGCTGTCAGACGCCAGCACAGCTGTGTATtactgcagctacaacaactcCTAA